The DNA sequence GAATCATTAACATTAGCTCTACTGCAGGACAAAGAACTCTCCCTTTTAACGGCGCCTATTCTTCTAGCAAGTTTGCGGTGGAAGCATTATCATCAATTATGAGAATGGAATATCATTGCCTTGGAATAAAGGTAATCGTTGTAGCACCATCGATGATTAAGACACCGATGACTACGAAAATCCAGAATGATCTAAAAAAGGAGCCTTCAATTAAAATATTTAGACAGCCCATGTTGAATTTCCTCAAAAAGGCCGAAGAATCTTTTCAGAATGGACCGCCAATGGATTTAGTTATAAACATAATCCTGAAGGCATTGAAAAAAAGAAATCCGAATCCTAGATATGTAATTTACCAAAGTTGGTTAAGGGATTATCTCCTAACAAAAGTTCTTCCTGTTAATGTTAGAGAATCTTTGGTTCGCAAAGTCTTAGGACTATAAACAGTTACGAACCCTGCCACGGACGGCAGGCGCTATAAATGAAGGGGCGCGGCATGGCAGATAACGACCAAGGTGTTCCGACGTTTTGCGTTTGGCACGAGCTTGCCTCTGCAAGCGTAGTGACAATGCAAAATGTGGCGTAGCCCGAGCGAGAGTTGCGTAAGCAATCTCGAAGCGAAGCGGAAGCACCGACAGTTAGACGAAGGTCAGGACGTATACTATTTTTTAAAAATTCCGATATCTATTGGCAAAGTAGGAGCACTTTCACCTTGCAGTAGACCAGTATCGGCTCTTCCAAACAAAGATTGAATAATCAAGTTTCTTTCCTCCTTCTGTAAGGTCCCTTCTTTGATAAGAGATAGATAGAAATGACTAAGTTGATATCTTTCCTTTGCATCTAAAGAGAGATGATAACTACTTAAGGAAAGATTAATAAAGAATCGGACCAAGTATATCAAAATCGAAATAATAACTCCGAGCAGCAAGGTCCCTTTTAAACCATCCAAGCTAAACCCATTTTGCGCATTTAGATACTTTTCCGGATAGAAGAAAAATATAAAGGTAAGAAAACCGACAGATAAAGTAGAGACCCAAACTGCCCAACATCTCCAGAGTTTCCCCTTTTTTTCATAATGCGTTTCAAGTTCCTGCCAATATGCTGCAGGACCCTCTATTCGGATTTTTTCTTCATAAAGTTTTCGCAAATCAACGAATTTGCCGACTTCGACTTCTT is a window from the Leptospira wolffii serovar Khorat str. Khorat-H2 genome containing:
- a CDS encoding SDR family NAD(P)-dependent oxidoreductase; this translates as MSSSKGYILVTGAGSGIGLALSERLLREGYKVLGSAIHQEEANQLEVKLGGFFKPIILDVRNEKSVLDAVKTASIILGKDPLQAIINVAGIVQNGPLCDLSSDEFKNILEVNVVGTHNISRAFLSLITNSKSPRIINISSTAGQRTLPFNGAYSSSKFAVEALSSIMRMEYHCLGIKVIVVAPSMIKTPMTTKIQNDLKKEPSIKIFRQPMLNFLKKAEESFQNGPPMDLVINIILKALKKRNPNPRYVIYQSWLRDYLLTKVLPVNVRESLVRKVLGL